A portion of the Candidatus Pristimantibacillus lignocellulolyticus genome contains these proteins:
- a CDS encoding Ger(x)C family spore germination protein, whose translation MRKKLLLSTIFLYMICFLLLSGCGFKDIDKRYFVVGTGIDYSGDDEKPFRITIKLAVPSVSIDPGNSKTQIEAINSATIAEGVRMLKAQVDKEIDFGHCNVFLIGEEMANRNIQDVVYWMSRRRDIQNIAALGIGSPSAEGVIAKQPTVERFPGNSLNLFFSNDATESSFTYVELLTDLFRRVNEKGLDPILPIVEIQNDTTYVVNRVALLNKEKINLILTPEETQLFNQISGHLKITNVFGSFPSPPYVVSLNNVKTKYSISNEEQPTVIMKIKQAVTFEEEPVNEKSEDQHKVLKELQNAYSEKCQQLLVKIQESGVDPLGFGLRYRATYDLADFDENWPDIYKRMIFKVETKMITQGAGLLR comes from the coding sequence ATGAGAAAGAAGCTGCTTCTTAGTACCATTTTTCTTTATATGATTTGTTTCTTACTTCTCAGTGGATGTGGATTCAAAGATATTGATAAACGCTACTTTGTTGTTGGTACTGGCATTGACTATTCTGGTGATGATGAGAAGCCATTTCGGATAACGATAAAGCTAGCTGTACCCTCGGTCAGCATTGATCCTGGTAATTCAAAAACTCAAATCGAAGCGATAAACAGTGCAACTATTGCTGAAGGTGTGCGAATGCTGAAAGCACAAGTAGATAAAGAGATCGATTTCGGCCATTGCAATGTATTTCTTATCGGTGAAGAGATGGCTAATCGTAATATTCAAGATGTTGTGTATTGGATGTCGAGACGAAGAGATATCCAGAACATCGCAGCCCTTGGCATTGGGTCACCTAGCGCTGAAGGTGTCATTGCCAAGCAACCAACCGTTGAACGTTTCCCAGGCAACTCCTTGAATCTATTTTTCAGTAATGATGCCACTGAATCATCATTTACTTATGTAGAGCTTTTGACCGATCTTTTCCGAAGAGTTAATGAAAAAGGTCTCGATCCCATTCTACCTATAGTTGAAATTCAGAACGATACTACCTATGTTGTAAATCGTGTCGCTTTACTTAATAAAGAAAAAATCAACCTTATTCTAACCCCAGAAGAAACGCAACTATTTAATCAAATATCTGGGCATTTAAAGATTACAAATGTTTTCGGTTCATTCCCAAGTCCGCCTTACGTCGTATCATTAAATAACGTAAAAACTAAATATTCCATATCAAATGAAGAACAGCCTACTGTTATTATGAAGATTAAACAGGCTGTGACTTTTGAAGAAGAACCTGTTAACGAAAAATCTGAAGATCAACATAAAGTGCTTAAGGAGTTACAAAATGCATATTCAGAAAAATGTCAGCAGTTACTTGTAAAAATTCAAGAATCAGGTGTAGATCCTTTAGGTTTTGGGTTACGATACAGAGCTACCTATGATCTAGCGGACTTTGATGAAAATTGGCCGGACATTTACAAGAGGATGATATTCAAAGTTGAGACGAAGATGATAACACAAGGAGCAGGATTGTTACGATAG
- a CDS encoding spore germination protein — protein MLERLKVILSPSEDLIQKELKHPINKQTIELAFYLPLVDEAKVHKFITVPFSKNEYPISSLFQSNSNFYIVEDPASWVDLILRGQALIEHQNVIYAFDAMHYKYNDAPVTQVESTIRGPQHSISEDPIIALNLIRNSYMSPELTIDQTQVGTISQTSLYILYDQRKANQDTLKLVMNKIEAIHLDLINSTGELERLLSSKKYQLFPTLLMTERVDRISRALSLGKIVLILKGSQYALILPVTFFDFIHAVEDHYESFWMTRLLIVVRYIALFITVSLPGLYIAVLSYNPEIFRLQLAFSLVASRSVVPYPSFIEVFIMLVMIEMLLESSIRIPRFIGPASTTVGGLILGSAIQQAGLVSSVMIIVTSLMAISNFVLPVYSMTLAVRFLKYPIIIIAIFFGLSGVCVGLYFYIVYLCNMRSFGEYYFRLRGKFTPQEGDIGQAGAR, from the coding sequence ATGCTTGAACGATTAAAAGTTATCTTATCACCATCGGAAGACCTCATTCAAAAAGAACTAAAACATCCCATCAACAAACAAACGATTGAACTTGCTTTTTACTTGCCGTTGGTTGATGAAGCGAAAGTTCATAAATTTATTACTGTTCCTTTTTCTAAAAATGAATATCCTATTTCAAGTTTGTTTCAATCTAATTCTAACTTTTATATCGTCGAGGACCCTGCTAGTTGGGTAGATCTAATCTTACGTGGACAAGCTTTGATAGAACATCAAAATGTAATCTACGCATTCGATGCGATGCATTATAAATATAACGACGCACCTGTAACACAAGTTGAAAGCACTATTCGCGGTCCGCAACATTCCATTAGTGAGGATCCGATCATAGCCCTCAATCTAATTCGCAACTCATATATGTCACCAGAACTTACAATTGATCAAACACAAGTAGGTACAATATCGCAGACTAGTCTTTATATTTTATATGACCAAAGAAAAGCAAATCAAGATACATTGAAACTTGTAATGAATAAAATAGAGGCGATTCATTTGGATTTAATTAATTCAACTGGAGAGCTTGAACGATTACTTTCCAGCAAAAAATATCAGTTATTCCCTACATTACTTATGACTGAAAGAGTCGATCGTATTTCGAGAGCATTGTCACTTGGGAAAATTGTGCTTATCCTAAAAGGTTCTCAATACGCGCTTATTTTACCTGTTACATTCTTTGACTTTATCCATGCTGTTGAGGATCACTACGAGTCATTCTGGATGACTAGACTCCTTATTGTGGTGCGGTATATCGCGCTGTTCATTACAGTGTCTTTGCCAGGGCTATATATTGCTGTCTTATCCTATAACCCGGAAATTTTCCGACTTCAACTCGCCTTCTCTCTCGTCGCGAGTCGATCTGTTGTTCCATATCCATCATTCATTGAAGTATTCATTATGCTCGTTATGATTGAAATGCTATTGGAATCAAGTATCCGTATTCCGAGATTTATCGGGCCAGCATCGACAACCGTCGGCGGTCTAATACTTGGTAGTGCTATTCAACAAGCTGGATTAGTGAGTAGTGTAATGATCATTGTAACTTCACTTATGGCCATTAGTAATTTTGTGCTTCCAGTATATTCAATGACATTGGCAGTTAGATTCTTGAAGTATCCGATTATCATTATTGCCATTTTCTTCGGCTTATCTGGCGTATGCGTAGGGTTATACTTCTATATTGTATATTTGTGTAATATGAGAAGTTTTGGTGAGTATTATTTCCGATTACGTGGTAAATTCACTCCGCAAGAAGGAGATATTGGACAGGCAGGTGCAAGATGA
- a CDS encoding spore germination protein has protein sequence MNRYFFYNYFIVCFTNLMLLIPYFLTSDRYGGAVISIALSPIFGYIFLYMFTSSLSKFPGKGLPEIFSLFYPKWIVNIVMVYKAILIGIAGALVISTYAVIITSFLNPNANQYVMLMLLLLICAYAATRSTVSIAFILEISLVLSLPVIAFVMYKTIKNPLMDWDAIHVIANHVDHMPTLLSFACATFVFTGYLNMGLFNRILPPNFKFKYIWLYPIIAFVVLLITFFVPIGIHGTETVAHYIFLWSATADSTRMMYGFIERMLFVFLIVLINLSLTFTMVGWHMVIEYIRTIIPNNVVNPDEKKAPIRNYIIAGSIIIITFVIMLRVKDGQMLKFSSYFLIFRLFSETLTTTWIFILSRKKVRKYEKEAAS, from the coding sequence ATGAATCGATACTTTTTCTACAACTACTTTATTGTTTGCTTTACAAATTTGATGTTACTTATCCCCTACTTTTTGACATCTGATCGATACGGTGGTGCTGTTATTTCGATTGCTCTAAGTCCGATTTTCGGATATATATTTCTATATATGTTCACGTCAAGTTTATCGAAATTTCCAGGTAAAGGTTTACCTGAAATATTCAGCCTTTTCTACCCAAAGTGGATAGTAAACATAGTTATGGTCTATAAAGCAATACTTATTGGTATAGCTGGAGCATTAGTTATTTCTACCTATGCGGTGATCATTACTAGCTTTTTGAACCCTAATGCTAATCAATATGTCATGCTTATGTTACTGTTATTAATTTGTGCTTATGCGGCGACTCGCTCAACCGTCAGTATTGCTTTCATCTTAGAAATATCATTGGTGCTGAGCCTTCCAGTTATCGCTTTCGTTATGTACAAAACAATTAAAAACCCATTGATGGATTGGGACGCTATACATGTCATTGCTAATCATGTTGATCACATGCCAACGTTACTTTCATTTGCTTGTGCCACTTTTGTATTTACGGGCTATTTGAATATGGGTCTTTTCAACCGAATATTACCACCAAATTTCAAATTCAAATACATATGGTTATATCCAATCATTGCGTTTGTCGTATTATTAATTACATTTTTTGTACCGATTGGGATACATGGAACTGAAACGGTAGCTCATTATATTTTTCTATGGAGTGCAACTGCGGATTCCACTCGTATGATGTATGGCTTTATTGAGCGAATGTTATTCGTTTTCCTCATTGTGCTCATCAACCTTTCACTAACGTTTACTATGGTTGGATGGCATATGGTTATTGAATATATTAGAACAATTATTCCGAACAATGTTGTAAATCCTGATGAGAAGAAGGCACCTATTCGAAACTATATTATTGCAGGAAGCATTATTATCATAACATTTGTCATAATGTTAAGGGTTAAGGATGGCCAAATGTTAAAATTCTCATCTTACTTTCTAATATTTAGATTGTTTTCGGAAACATTAACAACAACTTGGATCTTTATTTTAAGTAGGAAAAAGGTGAGAAAGTATGAGAAAGAAGCTGCTTCTTAG
- a CDS encoding GerMN domain-containing protein, giving the protein MEMKKWLRSTALVSLMVVPMLVTGCGLFSKSASEAIDPPQTEVIEGQDEQTSSWFSDVEGATQYTVYLQDKNGYLAPISLPMALAEDEVVGIKLLEVMVDQGVYSTALPVDFRALVPQGTEVLSYELNAETGIATVNFSEPFVDYNAVDERAIVEAITWTLTSLEGVEGVTIQVNGEALGEMPIAQYPLANVIDRSIGINIEIAEGVNYSQASPVTIYFSGETVNGEQYFVPVTRMINREDSQAVAAIEQLIEGPQNTKTLTSVILPDVEVTSIEEYDGVVHIDLQDDAYEPGLFVPSQLLQAVILSVAENTGVASVQVRMNGDINIFDENNNSYSTPVSIPMNVNALKM; this is encoded by the coding sequence ATGGAAATGAAAAAATGGTTGCGTTCAACAGCGCTAGTAAGTTTGATGGTGGTACCGATGTTAGTTACAGGATGTGGGTTATTCTCGAAATCTGCGTCTGAGGCGATAGATCCTCCACAGACAGAAGTTATCGAAGGTCAAGACGAACAGACAAGCAGTTGGTTCAGTGATGTTGAGGGAGCAACACAATACACGGTGTATTTGCAAGATAAGAATGGTTACCTTGCTCCAATCTCACTACCAATGGCATTAGCTGAAGACGAAGTTGTAGGTATCAAGTTACTTGAAGTAATGGTAGACCAAGGTGTTTACTCAACGGCTTTACCAGTAGATTTTCGTGCATTAGTTCCACAAGGTACTGAAGTGTTGTCCTATGAATTGAATGCAGAGACAGGTATCGCTACAGTTAACTTCTCTGAACCATTTGTGGATTATAACGCTGTAGACGAGCGTGCCATTGTCGAGGCAATTACTTGGACGCTAACATCTCTTGAAGGTGTAGAAGGTGTTACGATTCAAGTTAACGGTGAAGCACTAGGTGAAATGCCTATCGCACAATATCCACTTGCGAATGTAATCGATCGTTCTATCGGAATTAACATCGAAATCGCTGAAGGTGTGAATTACTCACAAGCATCGCCAGTAACAATCTACTTCTCAGGAGAAACTGTTAATGGCGAGCAGTATTTTGTTCCAGTTACGCGTATGATTAACCGTGAAGATTCTCAAGCGGTAGCAGCGATTGAACAACTTATTGAAGGTCCACAAAATACGAAAACGTTAACTTCAGTAATTCTTCCAGATGTAGAAGTAACTTCAATCGAGGAATATGATGGTGTTGTTCATATTGATCTACAAGATGATGCTTATGAACCAGGATTATTCGTACCTTCTCAATTGTTACAAGCAGTTATTCTGTCTGTTGCTGAAAACACTGGAGTAGCATCCGTTCAAGTGCGAATGAATGGCGACATAAATATTTTCGATGAAAACAATAATTCTTATAGTACTCCAGTAAGTATTCCAATGAATGTGAATGCTTTGAAAATGTAA
- a CDS encoding MBL fold metallo-hydrolase, which produces MEQLWQRQFENIIQVKVPVPFSLKWVNSYLIIEQSGYTIIDPGLKTVESIDVWEQVLSELQLEWEQCVQIIITHQHPDHFGLAGFVQQRSGSPVYMTEEAHRYTINLWGEDRGDYEHNMSELLHRHNVPVDVIQAILHNLQEFQSRVEPFPNVTYIKAGNPIEIGNCTWEIIETKGHAYGQVMFYQPKQQILICADQVLPHITPHVGVIPGEDRNVLDEFIMNLRHLAELEVKLALPGHREPFEYFSKRAYEIIAHHERRLDRIEQYVIEHHEVDAFSCCEWIFGTHLRLNAHNIRFALTEIIAHLEELVRQGRIKSMRKDGGIIFTRAIFDK; this is translated from the coding sequence ATGGAACAGTTGTGGCAACGACAATTTGAAAATATTATTCAAGTAAAAGTACCTGTCCCATTTTCATTGAAATGGGTAAATAGTTATCTCATAATCGAACAATCTGGTTACACCATTATTGATCCTGGGTTAAAAACAGTGGAGAGTATTGACGTATGGGAGCAAGTTCTTTCAGAACTACAGCTAGAGTGGGAACAATGTGTACAAATCATCATAACCCATCAACATCCTGATCACTTTGGATTAGCAGGTTTTGTACAGCAACGAAGCGGATCGCCTGTCTATATGACAGAAGAAGCACATCGATATACGATTAATTTATGGGGTGAGGATAGAGGGGATTATGAGCATAATATGTCAGAGCTACTACATAGACATAACGTTCCTGTGGACGTTATTCAAGCCATATTACATAATCTTCAAGAGTTCCAATCTAGAGTTGAACCTTTTCCAAATGTTACATATATTAAAGCAGGTAATCCTATTGAAATAGGGAATTGCACATGGGAGATCATAGAAACAAAAGGTCATGCCTATGGGCAAGTGATGTTCTACCAACCTAAACAGCAAATCTTAATATGTGCTGATCAAGTATTACCACATATTACGCCACATGTAGGTGTCATTCCTGGTGAAGACAGAAACGTACTAGATGAGTTTATTATGAACTTGCGTCATCTTGCAGAACTAGAAGTAAAGCTTGCCCTACCAGGGCATCGTGAGCCATTTGAATATTTTTCGAAGCGGGCATATGAAATCATTGCTCATCATGAACGTCGTCTTGATAGAATCGAACAGTATGTTATAGAACATCATGAAGTAGATGCTTTTTCTTGTTGTGAGTGGATATTTGGCACTCATCTTCGTCTGAATGCTCATAATATACGTTTTGCGCTTACTGAAATTATTGCTCATTTGGAAGAGTTGGTTCGACAAGGTCGCATCAAATCTATGCGGAAAGATGGAGGAATAATATTTACGAGAGCAATATTCGATAAGTAA
- a CDS encoding phosphatidylglycerophosphatase A has protein sequence MSHTGKYSLNSNAVAQATYKLLEERGVTTTHIAELVHFLQKDYSTDLKVEDCIVHVEAVLSKREVQNAILTGIQLDILAEQGQLIAPLQEMIENDEGLYGCDEILALSIVNVYGSIGFTNFGYVDKLKPGILMKLNEKNDKDIHTFLDDIVGAIAASAASRYAHRRQAEREGVTTPPLD, from the coding sequence ATGTCACACACAGGTAAATATAGTTTGAATAGCAATGCTGTTGCACAAGCGACATATAAACTATTAGAAGAACGTGGGGTAACAACAACCCATATCGCTGAGCTTGTTCATTTTCTCCAAAAAGATTATTCAACTGATCTTAAAGTAGAAGATTGTATCGTTCATGTTGAAGCAGTGCTTTCCAAACGTGAAGTTCAAAATGCTATCTTAACGGGAATTCAATTAGACATTCTTGCTGAACAAGGTCAATTAATTGCTCCTCTTCAAGAAATGATTGAAAACGACGAAGGTCTATATGGTTGTGATGAGATATTAGCCTTATCTATTGTGAATGTATATGGAAGTATTGGATTCACTAACTTCGGCTATGTGGATAAATTAAAACCTGGAATTCTGATGAAGCTTAATGAAAAAAATGATAAAGATATACATACTTTCCTTGATGATATCGTTGGGGCGATTGCAGCTTCTGCAGCTAGTCGCTATGCTCATCGTAGGCAAGCTGAGCGTGAAGGTGTTACAACTCCTCCGCTAGACTAA